Proteins encoded within one genomic window of Rhododendron vialii isolate Sample 1 chromosome 1a, ASM3025357v1:
- the LOC131302253 gene encoding abscisic stress-ripening protein 5-like, whose translation MVMFPFSQKEKEATPRQWKKRSTTGASSTTTKRRIKARLIILWWITHPQITRITSLLIILWWITPTLIFEKEEKKHKHDKHLAELGAAAAGAYALHEKHMKKKDPEHAHRHKLGEEIGAAAGAGGYVIYEHHEEKMDKEEEEESDGKEHRHLFYFLIN comes from the exons ATGGTTATGTTTCCGTTTTCTCAAAAGGAGAAAGAGGCAACGCCACgacaatggaagaagagaagcACCACTGGGGCCTCTTCCACCACCACGAAGAGGAGGATAAAAGCTCGCCTGATTATCTTGTGGTGGATAACACACCCTCAAATTACGAGGATAACATCCCTCCTGATTATCTTGTGGTGGATAACACCCACCCTGATTTTCGAGAAGGAAGAGAAGAAGCACAAGCATGATAAGCACCTCGCTGAGCTTGGTGCCGCAGCAGCTGGAGCCTATGCCTTG CACGAGAAGCACATGAAAAAGAAAGACCCAGAGCATGCTCACCGGCACAAGCTAGGGGAAGAAATTGGAGCCGCAGCCGGAGCTGGCGGATATGTCATCTATGAGCACCATGAGGAGAAAATGGataaggaagaagaggaagagtcCGATGGAAAGGAGCACCGCCACCTcttctattttttaattaattag